In a single window of the Diospyros lotus cultivar Yz01 chromosome 10, ASM1463336v1, whole genome shotgun sequence genome:
- the LOC127811572 gene encoding U1 small nuclear ribonucleoprotein C-like, translated as MPRYYCDYCDTYLTHDSPSVRKQHNAGYKHKANVRSYYQQFEELQTQILIDQKIKEHLGQSAVYQQVGAAYNQHLASLPGNIQRPRLPVLPPPVLPIPGAAPSLLIPGIRPPVLPRPGFPGYGVAPPMAPVAGQPPVGSSMPMQMNGLPGHPMLNPPATVPGGVQVPGSSSAPPTGPQAVYQANPAGTTAPSNSIATDRYSYAQASEGSR; from the exons ATGCCTCg GTACTATTGTGACTACTGCGACACGTACCTGACCCATGATTCT CCCTCTGTTAGGAAGCAGCACAATGCCGGTTACAAGCACAAG GCAAATGTTCGGTCCTATTATCAACAGTTTGAGGAACTGCAAACGCAAATTTTGATTGATCAGAAGATCAAGGAGCATCTTGGACAGAGTGCAGTGTACCAGCAAGTAGGTGCTGCTTACAATCAGCATCTTGCTTCTTTACCAGGAAATATTCAACGGCCACGCCTACCTGTTCTACCACCACCAGTGTTGCCAATTCCAGGTGCTGCTCCCTCACTATTGATTCCAGGAATCAGGCCTCCTGTGTTGCCAAGACCAGGCTTTCCAG GTTATGGGGTAGCTCCACCTATGGCACCAGTTGCAGGGCAACCACCAGTTGGTTCCTCCATGCCCATGCAAATGAATGGCCTTCCGGGCCATCCAATGTTGAATCCCCCAGCAACAGTTCCAGGGGGAGTACAAGTCCCAGGCTCTAGCAGTGCTCCCCCTACTGGTCCACAAGCAGTATACCAGGCCAATCCTGCTGGAACTACTGCTCCTTCCAATTCTATTGCTACAGATAGATATTCATATGCACAAGCTTCTGAAGGCAGTCGATAA
- the LOC127811043 gene encoding uncharacterized protein LOC127811043 isoform X1, with protein sequence MQASQEISISPPEPEVVAPQVNLETGISTGEVVNSGTRHSNLSLQIPPKPVGFGNSRSGKGLLQSQDAMNGGTSSRGFLRALSSKKKFTACHDERNSLLNSEPKSASESPVLENFMSTWKKCISLPVTPASNLSPSVSTPVSARTYIERQTSHIGSVQAPVSRSLSVPGRNCVIVRSFSFATRKENGQTDIADDDSDQITPVPLEENDEEIPEEEAICRICYGACDEGNTLKMECSCKGALRLIHEECAVKWFSMRGNKQCDVCGQEVSNLPVILLRPPTSMQRNNILDHSQQNLNSEIMSVLQDFVTLVVVSSICYFFFLEQLLVDDMKNEAFLVALPCAVTLGLLSSTFAVLLAIKEYIWTYATLQFALVAMILFLFHSLLHLKPLWAIVVSSFLGFGMSMSLNSLYIEYFSWRVQVSENSSPA encoded by the exons aTGCAAGCATCTCAGGAAATCTCCATTTCTCCGCCAGAACCAGAAGTTGTTGCTCcccag GTCAATCTTGAAACTGGAATTTCCACTGGAGAAGTTGTAAATTCAGGAACAAGGCActcaaatctctctcttcaAATACCTCCTAAACCCGTAGGTTTTGGAAATAGTCGCAGTGGAAAAGGCTTATTGCAGTCTCAGGATGCTATGAATGGTGGTACTTCATCCAGGGGCTTTCTTCGGGCCTTAAGCTCAAAGAAGAAGTTCACAGCATGTCATGATGAAAGAAACTCTCTCCTAAATTCAGAGCCTAAGTCAGCCTCTGAAAGTCCTGTTTTGGAAAATTTCATGTCTACTTGGAAAAAATGCATCTCTCTTCCTGTCACACCTGCATCAAACCTGTCCCCTTCTGTTTCCACACCTGTTTCAGCTAGGACTTACATAGAACGGCAGACATCCCAT ATAGGGTCAGTTCAAGCTCCAGTTTCAAGGTCTCTTTCTGTCCCTGGGCGAAATTGTGTTATTGTAAgatcattttcttttgctacCCGTAAAGAGAATGGCCAAACAGATATTGCTGATG ATGACTCTGATCAAATAACTCCTGTTCCCTTGGAAGAGAATGATGAGGAGATTCCTGAAGAGGAAGCAATATGCAGGATTTGTTACGGGGCATGTGATGAAGGAAATACACTCAAGATGGAATGCAGTTGCAAAGGTGCCCTTAGACTTATTCATGAAGAATGTGCTGTAAAGTGGTTTAGCATGAGAGGAAATAAGCAATGTGATGTTTGTGGGCAAGAAGTCTCCAACTTACCAGTAATATTGCTTCGACCACCAACTTCCATGCAAAGAAACAATATATTGGACCACAGTCAACAGAATTTGAATTCAGAAATAATGAG TGTCTTGCAGGACTTTGTGACGCTTGTGGTGGTTAGCTCAATCtgctatttcttctttcttgagCAGCTACTG GTTGATGACATGAAAAATGAAGCCTTTTTGGTTGCCCTGCCTTGTGCTGTTACCTTGGGCCTTTTGTCATCTACATTTGCTGTCCTACTTG CAATCAAGGAGTATATATGGACATATGCAACTCTTCAATTTGCACTTGTGGCTATGATTCTGTTCCTGTTCCATTCCTTG CTTCATCTGAAGCCACTTTGGGCAATAGTGGTATCCTCATTTCTGGGTTTTGGGATGTCGATGAGCCTCAACTCACTTTATATTGAATACTTCAGCTGGAGAGTTCAAGTTTCTGAAAATTCTAGCCCTGCGTAA
- the LOC127811043 gene encoding uncharacterized protein LOC127811043 isoform X2, with product MQASQEISISPPEPEVVAPQVNLETGISTGEVVNSGTRHSNLSLQIPPKPVGFGNSRSGKGLLQSQDAMNGGTSSRGFLRALSSKKKFTACHDERNSLLNSEPKSASESPVLENFMSTWKKCISLPVTPASNLSPSVSTPVSARTYIERQTSHIGSVQAPVSRSLSVPGRNCVISDDSDQITPVPLEENDEEIPEEEAICRICYGACDEGNTLKMECSCKGALRLIHEECAVKWFSMRGNKQCDVCGQEVSNLPVILLRPPTSMQRNNILDHSQQNLNSEIMSVLQDFVTLVVVSSICYFFFLEQLLVDDMKNEAFLVALPCAVTLGLLSSTFAVLLAIKEYIWTYATLQFALVAMILFLFHSLLHLKPLWAIVVSSFLGFGMSMSLNSLYIEYFSWRVQVSENSSPA from the exons aTGCAAGCATCTCAGGAAATCTCCATTTCTCCGCCAGAACCAGAAGTTGTTGCTCcccag GTCAATCTTGAAACTGGAATTTCCACTGGAGAAGTTGTAAATTCAGGAACAAGGCActcaaatctctctcttcaAATACCTCCTAAACCCGTAGGTTTTGGAAATAGTCGCAGTGGAAAAGGCTTATTGCAGTCTCAGGATGCTATGAATGGTGGTACTTCATCCAGGGGCTTTCTTCGGGCCTTAAGCTCAAAGAAGAAGTTCACAGCATGTCATGATGAAAGAAACTCTCTCCTAAATTCAGAGCCTAAGTCAGCCTCTGAAAGTCCTGTTTTGGAAAATTTCATGTCTACTTGGAAAAAATGCATCTCTCTTCCTGTCACACCTGCATCAAACCTGTCCCCTTCTGTTTCCACACCTGTTTCAGCTAGGACTTACATAGAACGGCAGACATCCCAT ATAGGGTCAGTTCAAGCTCCAGTTTCAAGGTCTCTTTCTGTCCCTGGGCGAAATTGTGTTATT TCAGATGACTCTGATCAAATAACTCCTGTTCCCTTGGAAGAGAATGATGAGGAGATTCCTGAAGAGGAAGCAATATGCAGGATTTGTTACGGGGCATGTGATGAAGGAAATACACTCAAGATGGAATGCAGTTGCAAAGGTGCCCTTAGACTTATTCATGAAGAATGTGCTGTAAAGTGGTTTAGCATGAGAGGAAATAAGCAATGTGATGTTTGTGGGCAAGAAGTCTCCAACTTACCAGTAATATTGCTTCGACCACCAACTTCCATGCAAAGAAACAATATATTGGACCACAGTCAACAGAATTTGAATTCAGAAATAATGAG TGTCTTGCAGGACTTTGTGACGCTTGTGGTGGTTAGCTCAATCtgctatttcttctttcttgagCAGCTACTG GTTGATGACATGAAAAATGAAGCCTTTTTGGTTGCCCTGCCTTGTGCTGTTACCTTGGGCCTTTTGTCATCTACATTTGCTGTCCTACTTG CAATCAAGGAGTATATATGGACATATGCAACTCTTCAATTTGCACTTGTGGCTATGATTCTGTTCCTGTTCCATTCCTTG CTTCATCTGAAGCCACTTTGGGCAATAGTGGTATCCTCATTTCTGGGTTTTGGGATGTCGATGAGCCTCAACTCACTTTATATTGAATACTTCAGCTGGAGAGTTCAAGTTTCTGAAAATTCTAGCCCTGCGTAA
- the LOC127811043 gene encoding uncharacterized protein LOC127811043 isoform X3, protein MQASQEISISPPEPEVVAPQVNLETGISTGEVVNSGTRHSNLSLQIPPKPVGFGNSRSGKGLLQSQDAMNGGTSSRGFLRALSSKKKFTACHDERNSLLNSEPKSASESPVLENFMSTWKKCISLPVTPASNLSPSVSTPVSARTYIERQTSHIGSVQAPVSRSLSVPGRNCVIVRSFSFATRKENGQTDIADDDSDQITPVPLEENDEEIPEEEAICRICYGACDEGNTLKMECSCKGALRLIHEECAVKWFSMRGNKQCDVCGQEVSNLPVILLRPPTSMQRNNILDHSQQNLNSEIMSVLQDFVTLVVVSSICYFFFLEQLLQSRSIYGHMQLFNLHLWL, encoded by the exons aTGCAAGCATCTCAGGAAATCTCCATTTCTCCGCCAGAACCAGAAGTTGTTGCTCcccag GTCAATCTTGAAACTGGAATTTCCACTGGAGAAGTTGTAAATTCAGGAACAAGGCActcaaatctctctcttcaAATACCTCCTAAACCCGTAGGTTTTGGAAATAGTCGCAGTGGAAAAGGCTTATTGCAGTCTCAGGATGCTATGAATGGTGGTACTTCATCCAGGGGCTTTCTTCGGGCCTTAAGCTCAAAGAAGAAGTTCACAGCATGTCATGATGAAAGAAACTCTCTCCTAAATTCAGAGCCTAAGTCAGCCTCTGAAAGTCCTGTTTTGGAAAATTTCATGTCTACTTGGAAAAAATGCATCTCTCTTCCTGTCACACCTGCATCAAACCTGTCCCCTTCTGTTTCCACACCTGTTTCAGCTAGGACTTACATAGAACGGCAGACATCCCAT ATAGGGTCAGTTCAAGCTCCAGTTTCAAGGTCTCTTTCTGTCCCTGGGCGAAATTGTGTTATTGTAAgatcattttcttttgctacCCGTAAAGAGAATGGCCAAACAGATATTGCTGATG ATGACTCTGATCAAATAACTCCTGTTCCCTTGGAAGAGAATGATGAGGAGATTCCTGAAGAGGAAGCAATATGCAGGATTTGTTACGGGGCATGTGATGAAGGAAATACACTCAAGATGGAATGCAGTTGCAAAGGTGCCCTTAGACTTATTCATGAAGAATGTGCTGTAAAGTGGTTTAGCATGAGAGGAAATAAGCAATGTGATGTTTGTGGGCAAGAAGTCTCCAACTTACCAGTAATATTGCTTCGACCACCAACTTCCATGCAAAGAAACAATATATTGGACCACAGTCAACAGAATTTGAATTCAGAAATAATGAG TGTCTTGCAGGACTTTGTGACGCTTGTGGTGGTTAGCTCAATCtgctatttcttctttcttgagCAGCTACTG CAATCAAGGAGTATATATGGACATATGCAACTCTTCAATTTGCACTTGTGGCTATGA